The following are from one region of the Stanieria sp. NIES-3757 genome:
- a CDS encoding Aldose 1-epimerase translates to MFEIIQKQEQYQTYVMTDLQAQSEIEIVPERGAIITRWRVKEEEILYLDRERFTHPELSIRGGIPILFPICGNLPNNTYTYQNQTYQLKQHGFARDLPWEVISTNNQDCASITLALRSNEQTLMVYPFEFKILFTYQLKGNSLRILQTYSNQSEAMMPFATGLHPYFQVEDKNKLQFEIPGTFYQDQISQETYPFTGKFDFTQTEIDVAFTQIDKHHTAIADSNKKLKISINYSDCYTTLVFWAIKGKDYVCLEPWTAPRNALNTQEKLIWLEPGNSYESVVEINLSYF, encoded by the coding sequence GTGTTTGAGATTATTCAGAAACAAGAACAGTATCAAACCTATGTGATGACTGATTTACAAGCTCAGTCTGAAATTGAAATAGTTCCAGAAAGAGGGGCAATTATTACCCGTTGGCGTGTTAAGGAAGAAGAAATTCTTTATTTAGATAGGGAAAGATTTACTCATCCTGAGCTTAGTATTCGTGGTGGCATTCCCATTCTGTTTCCTATTTGTGGAAATTTACCCAATAATACTTACACTTATCAAAATCAAACCTATCAACTCAAACAACATGGTTTTGCAAGAGATTTACCTTGGGAAGTGATTAGTACCAATAATCAAGACTGTGCAAGTATTACGTTAGCTTTACGAAGCAATGAACAAACGTTAATGGTTTATCCATTTGAGTTTAAAATCCTATTCACTTATCAACTCAAAGGGAATAGTTTAAGAATTTTACAAACCTATAGCAATCAATCAGAAGCAATGATGCCTTTTGCTACTGGTTTGCACCCTTATTTCCAGGTAGAAGACAAAAATAAACTACAATTTGAAATTCCTGGGACTTTTTATCAAGACCAAATTAGCCAAGAAACCTATCCTTTTACAGGTAAATTTGATTTTACCCAAACAGAAATAGATGTAGCTTTCACTCAAATCGACAAACATCATACAGCGATCGCAGATTCGAACAAAAAACTTAAAATTAGTATTAATTACTCCGATTGTTATACCACTCTTGTCTTTTGGGCAATCAAAGGAAAAGATTATGTTTGTTTAGAACCTTGGACTGCGCCTCGTAATGCTCTTAATACCCAGGAAAAATTAATTTGGCTCGAACCAGGGAATTCTTATGAGTCGGTTGTAGAAATAAATTTAAGTTATTTTTGA
- the mazE_2 gene encoding transcriptional regulator/antitoxin MazE, with translation MKLKVTTVGNSTGIILPKELLEKLRIGKGDTLYVTETPRGVELSPYDAEFAKQMEIAESIMREDRDVLRKLAE, from the coding sequence ATGAAACTAAAAGTGACTACAGTTGGTAATTCCACAGGGATAATATTACCAAAGGAACTTCTGGAAAAATTACGCATTGGTAAAGGTGACACACTTTACGTCACAGAAACTCCTAGAGGAGTTGAACTAAGTCCTTATGATGCAGAATTTGCCAAGCAAATGGAGATTGCAGAATCGATCATGCGTGAAGATCGAGATGTTCTGCGAAAATTAGCGGAATGA
- a CDS encoding MscS Mechanosensitive ion channel: MLLSFCLTWVISLPVQAQLPGIRDLILESNFLYSNPTIENPIEVACIRLDGRCLFQIAFPKSNLSERITEIQSRVNQIKIQYLSRDKPELEITQERRANSQYVYVNLGNNPILLLTVTSEDAALDGVTIETKAEQIARQVENGLEIAQQERQTNFLIRQGIIAAILALLIVISSLIIARWQETSKKIKQELKPSSLSKSSPLSIRLRQQLHWNLKELQHRFFQIVQVSLWGGGTLVILGLFPQTRVLQLIIITGIRIPLRVSLIALITYVIIRISYVIINRFTSGFVSSNLLSPRANRRMQLRVTTISRVSKSIVTIIWLTTGFITALSLIGINVAPLLAGAGILGLAISLASQNLIKDAINGFFIILEDQYAVGDVIDVGGIGGLVENINLRITQVRDGEGRLITIPNSEIKIVANLSSQWSRADLNIPVAYHTDIDKALHLIQQVAEEICEDDNWRERIIESPQILGVDNFADRGILIKVWIKTEPLKQWEVGREFRRRIKIAFDRAEIPIPPPHQQVWFNRNH; encoded by the coding sequence TTGTTGTTATCATTCTGTTTAACTTGGGTAATTTCTTTACCTGTTCAAGCACAACTTCCAGGAATTAGAGATTTAATTCTCGAATCTAATTTTCTTTATTCAAATCCAACAATAGAGAATCCCATTGAAGTTGCTTGTATTCGCTTGGATGGTCGTTGTCTGTTTCAAATTGCTTTTCCCAAATCAAATTTATCAGAAAGAATCACTGAAATTCAGAGCCGTGTAAATCAGATCAAAATCCAATATTTAAGCAGAGATAAGCCAGAATTAGAAATTACTCAAGAAAGAAGAGCTAATTCTCAATACGTCTATGTTAATTTAGGAAATAATCCAATTCTACTGTTAACAGTAACTAGCGAAGATGCTGCTTTAGATGGAGTTACCATTGAAACCAAAGCAGAACAAATAGCTAGACAGGTAGAAAACGGTTTAGAAATAGCGCAACAAGAAAGACAAACCAATTTTCTAATTCGTCAAGGAATCATTGCAGCAATCTTAGCCTTATTAATAGTTATTAGTAGTTTAATTATTGCTCGTTGGCAAGAAACATCAAAAAAAATTAAACAAGAATTAAAGCCTTCAAGTCTTTCTAAATCTTCTCCTTTATCAATTCGTCTTCGGCAACAATTACACTGGAATCTTAAAGAACTTCAACATCGATTTTTTCAGATAGTTCAAGTTAGTTTATGGGGCGGAGGAACACTAGTAATTTTAGGCTTGTTTCCTCAAACTAGAGTTTTACAATTAATTATTATTACAGGAATTCGTATTCCTTTAAGAGTAAGTTTAATTGCGTTAATTACTTATGTTATTATTCGCATTTCTTACGTCATAATCAATCGTTTTACTTCAGGTTTTGTGAGTAGTAATTTACTCAGCCCTAGAGCTAATCGCAGAATGCAATTAAGGGTAACTACAATTTCTCGAGTTAGCAAAAGTATTGTAACTATTATTTGGTTAACAACTGGTTTTATTACGGCTCTTTCATTAATTGGAATTAATGTCGCTCCTTTACTCGCTGGTGCAGGAATTTTAGGTTTAGCTATTTCTTTAGCTTCACAAAACCTAATTAAAGATGCGATCAATGGTTTTTTTATTATTCTTGAAGATCAATATGCTGTTGGTGATGTCATTGATGTTGGAGGAATTGGTGGTTTAGTTGAAAATATTAATTTGCGAATTACTCAAGTAAGAGATGGAGAAGGAAGATTAATTACTATTCCTAATAGTGAAATTAAAATAGTTGCCAATCTTTCTAGTCAATGGTCAAGAGCAGATTTAAATATTCCTGTTGCTTATCATACAGATATTGATAAAGCATTACATCTAATTCAGCAAGTAGCTGAAGAAATTTGTGAAGATGACAACTGGCGAGAGCGAATTATCGAATCTCCTCAAATTTTAGGAGTAGATAATTTTGCTGATCGCGGTATTTTAATTAAAGTTTGGATTAAAACTGAACCATTAAAACAATGGGAAGTTGGACGAGAATTTCGTCGTCGCATAAAAATTGCTTTTGATCGAGCAGAAATTCCCATTCCCCCACCACACCAACAAGTATGGTTTAATCGGAATCATTAA
- a CDS encoding transcriptional repressor, CopY family has protein sequence MTPLPEYRPKKLSLGPLETEILEIVWQLGNATVKDVHQKILADPNRDLAYTSVTTVLRRLTAKGWLKSNKKGKVFYWQPMVSKEQAQAIKSYEHLNRFLAISNPDLVASFVDSLDVVSLEQIEAITARIQAIRLQREEK, from the coding sequence ATGACTCCTCTGCCAGAATATCGCCCTAAAAAACTCTCTCTTGGGCCCCTCGAAACAGAAATACTAGAAATTGTTTGGCAATTAGGGAATGCTACTGTCAAAGACGTTCATCAAAAAATTTTGGCTGATCCCAATCGTGACTTAGCCTATACTTCGGTAACTACAGTACTAAGACGTTTAACTGCTAAAGGCTGGCTGAAATCGAATAAAAAAGGCAAGGTTTTTTACTGGCAACCAATGGTTTCCAAAGAGCAGGCACAAGCAATCAAGTCTTATGAACATTTAAATCGCTTTTTAGCAATTAGTAATCCAGATTTAGTAGCATCGTTTGTTGATAGCCTAGATGTCGTGAGTTTAGAGCAAATTGAAGCAATTACGGCTCGAATTCAAGCAATTCGTTTGCAGCGGGAGGAAAAATAA
- a CDS encoding peptidase M56 BlaR1, with protein sequence MHLMMILTALIIAWGLRCIELEPKGSWKQRWQRSLFSLMFPPLLLLSTAIAVICMGFQGQMLGMQASWLGYSLAIAFAIASGCLLLKLAYQGYQLKHQINQYEQKKLAQQTVRLLQTDFPYSAQIGFWNSELVISQGLLNLLDQEHLAVVLAHEQAHVYYRDNFCFFWLGWLRYLTGWLPNSESLWQELLLLREVRADLKAAQEVDPLLLAESLIKIVRNPLESSFIFCANFSCNLLQGRLSERIDFILTEPEPSPSPQWYSWSWILLLFLPLLTIPLHY encoded by the coding sequence ATGCACTTAATGATGATTTTAACTGCTTTAATTATTGCTTGGGGTTTGCGATGTATTGAGTTAGAGCCTAAAGGTAGTTGGAAACAACGTTGGCAGCGATCGCTTTTTAGTTTAATGTTTCCCCCTTTGCTACTTCTTTCTACTGCTATAGCCGTTATTTGCATGGGTTTTCAGGGACAAATGTTGGGAATGCAAGCGAGTTGGTTGGGTTATAGTTTGGCAATTGCTTTTGCGATCGCTTCTGGTTGTTTATTATTAAAATTGGCTTATCAAGGCTATCAACTGAAACATCAAATTAATCAATACGAACAAAAAAAATTAGCGCAACAAACAGTTCGTCTTTTACAAACTGATTTTCCTTATAGCGCACAAATTGGTTTTTGGAATTCCGAATTAGTTATTAGTCAAGGATTGTTAAACTTATTGGATCAAGAACATTTGGCAGTAGTATTAGCTCACGAACAAGCTCATGTTTACTATCGCGATAATTTTTGTTTTTTTTGGTTAGGTTGGCTACGTTATCTAACTGGTTGGTTACCTAATAGTGAATCATTATGGCAGGAGCTTTTACTATTAAGAGAAGTAAGAGCAGATCTTAAGGCAGCCCAAGAAGTCGATCCTCTTTTACTAGCAGAATCTTTAATTAAAATTGTGAGAAATCCTTTAGAATCTTCTTTTATATTTTGTGCAAATTTTAGTTGTAATTTACTTCAAGGGCGTTTAAGTGAAAGAATAGATTTTATCTTGACGGAACCAGAACCAAGTCCTTCTCCTCAATGGTATAGTTGGAGTTGGATTTTACTATTATTTTTACCTTTATTAACTATCCCACTTCATTATTAA
- a CDS encoding death on curing protein, with protein MIEPIWIEEAVVIAIHRRQLAEHGGSDGIRDRGLLESALSRPKNQLAYGNPSIFDLAAAYGYGIAKNHPFIDGNKRTSYVVMRTFLILNGYDIQASASEKYQTWVRLANNQINEVELVNWIESKSLKN; from the coding sequence ATGATCGAACCAATCTGGATTGAAGAAGCAGTAGTAATTGCGATTCATCGTCGCCAGCTAGCAGAACATGGTGGAAGTGATGGAATTAGAGACAGAGGTTTATTAGAATCAGCATTATCTAGACCGAAAAATCAGCTTGCTTACGGCAATCCCAGTATCTTCGATTTAGCAGCAGCTTATGGATATGGTATTGCTAAAAATCATCCTTTTATCGATGGAAATAAGAGAACTTCTTATGTTGTCATGCGGACTTTTCTCATACTGAACGGCTACGATATTCAAGCATCAGCATCAGAAAAATATCAAACATGGGTGCGTCTTGCCAATAATCAAATAAATGAAGTTGAATTAGTTAATTGGATCGAGTCTAAATCTTTGAAAAATTGA
- a CDS encoding intracellular protease, PfpI family, with product MSEKKILMLVGDFVEDYEVMVPFQALQIVGHTVHAICPNKKSGEKVATAIHDFEGEQTYSEKKGHNFTLNATFEQINPADYDALVIPGGRAPEYLRLNQSVIEMVRHFANANKPIAAICHGAQLLAAADVIRGKRCSAYPACSPEVRLAGGEYVELAVDETIADGNLVTAPAWPAHPRWLAAFLKVLGTKITQEDNILV from the coding sequence ATGTCAGAAAAAAAAATTTTGATGTTGGTGGGAGATTTTGTTGAAGATTATGAAGTGATGGTACCTTTTCAAGCTTTACAGATAGTAGGACATACGGTTCATGCTATTTGCCCTAATAAAAAATCTGGAGAAAAAGTCGCTACTGCAATTCATGATTTTGAAGGCGAGCAAACTTATAGCGAAAAGAAAGGTCATAACTTTACTCTGAATGCTACCTTTGAACAAATTAATCCAGCAGATTACGATGCTTTAGTCATTCCAGGAGGACGCGCACCAGAATACCTGCGTTTGAACCAAAGTGTAATCGAGATGGTACGACATTTTGCCAACGCCAATAAACCCATTGCTGCTATTTGTCATGGCGCACAATTACTAGCTGCTGCTGATGTGATTCGGGGTAAACGTTGTTCGGCATACCCTGCTTGTAGTCCCGAAGTGCGTTTAGCAGGTGGTGAATATGTAGAGCTTGCGGTTGATGAGACGATCGCAGATGGTAATTTAGTTACGGCACCTGCTTGGCCAGCACATCCTCGTTGGCTGGCTGCTTTTTTGAAAGTTTTGGGTACTAAAATTACTCAAGAAGATAATATTTTAGTATGA
- a CDS encoding hypothetical protein (conserved hypothetical protein): MELHAYTRTISDLFSVKKKYVVPRFQREYSWNKEEISELWDDIISNISINDDGSSKHEEYFIGSLVLVGDDQSISMQIVDGQQRLTTLTILLSALCQRFIEIDKNNVAESIYENYIAGKDDDGNDYFKLENETPKPFFQTAIQHIQKREESPSSEEENTLLASYKEFYSYTSKESLKNKFEQDQIDNNLYESLLKAIRDQVVKYLKVIFITVSEEDDAYTIFETLNARGMDLSFVDLIKNKIFKNSKTKHPDDFAKTKWKNLRNTITSRDGVGSLETFVRHWWIARYNYTSEDNVYKHFKKLWNKEKIDAESFLNELLNDAKLYIKISSPVTEDFKQQEEKELYRALAALKIFNVSQQKPFILSLFKTKEKNNLTLADVKIILGFIEKFHFSFNAICSMRPSGIEGSYSKAARQLLEATNKHDARQIINELKKQLKTRLPEKEIFKESFSKLKFIKSYTKDKKLIQYIFSYFESIKQTTNEFKPDSMTLEHILPQSSCMEDFVGSIGNLLPLGTELNEKAGNKNFSEKIEIYKESSFVLTQEFAIDCHEKWEKEEIENRTATLAEYCYDSMWSTNE, encoded by the coding sequence ATGGAGCTACACGCATATACTAGAACAATTTCTGATCTCTTTTCCGTGAAAAAGAAGTATGTTGTTCCTCGATTTCAAAGAGAATATTCTTGGAATAAAGAGGAAATTTCTGAATTGTGGGACGATATTATTTCAAATATTTCTATCAACGATGATGGTAGCTCGAAACATGAAGAATATTTTATCGGTTCGCTTGTTTTAGTAGGAGATGATCAGTCTATATCGATGCAAATCGTTGATGGTCAACAACGTCTTACAACACTTACCATTTTGCTTTCTGCACTTTGTCAGAGGTTTATAGAAATTGATAAAAACAATGTAGCCGAATCTATTTATGAAAATTATATTGCTGGAAAAGATGATGATGGTAATGACTACTTTAAATTAGAAAATGAAACTCCAAAACCTTTTTTTCAAACAGCAATTCAGCATATTCAAAAAAGAGAAGAGTCTCCATCGTCAGAAGAAGAAAATACTCTTCTAGCTTCATATAAGGAATTTTATTCATATACCTCTAAAGAATCTCTAAAAAATAAATTTGAACAGGATCAAATAGACAATAATTTATATGAAAGCTTATTGAAAGCAATTAGAGATCAGGTTGTCAAGTATCTAAAAGTAATTTTTATTACGGTTAGTGAAGAAGATGATGCTTACACAATTTTTGAAACTTTGAATGCAAGAGGAATGGATTTAAGTTTTGTTGATTTAATAAAAAATAAAATTTTTAAAAATTCTAAAACAAAGCACCCTGATGATTTTGCCAAAACAAAATGGAAAAATTTGCGAAATACAATAACTTCAAGAGATGGTGTAGGTAGTTTAGAAACATTTGTAAGACATTGGTGGATAGCAAGATATAATTATACAAGTGAAGATAATGTTTATAAACATTTCAAAAAACTATGGAATAAAGAGAAAATAGATGCTGAAAGCTTTTTAAATGAGTTATTAAATGATGCCAAATTATATATTAAAATATCATCTCCTGTTACAGAAGATTTTAAGCAGCAAGAAGAAAAAGAATTATATAGAGCTTTAGCCGCATTAAAAATTTTTAACGTTAGCCAGCAAAAACCTTTTATATTAAGTTTATTTAAAACCAAAGAGAAGAATAATTTGACATTAGCTGACGTAAAAATAATTCTTGGTTTTATTGAGAAATTTCACTTTTCTTTCAATGCTATATGTTCTATGCGACCTTCAGGAATTGAAGGCAGCTATTCTAAAGCTGCTAGACAACTACTTGAGGCAACAAATAAACATGATGCTAGACAAATTATAAATGAGTTAAAAAAACAATTAAAAACACGACTTCCTGAAAAAGAAATATTCAAAGAAAGTTTTTCTAAATTGAAATTTATCAAAAGTTACACCAAAGATAAAAAACTTATTCAGTATATTTTTAGCTATTTTGAATCTATTAAACAAACGACTAATGAGTTCAAACCTGATAGCATGACATTGGAACATATATTACCTCAATCATCCTGTATGGAAGACTTTGTAGGTTCTATTGGCAACTTACTACCTTTAGGAACAGAACTAAACGAAAAAGCTGGTAACAAAAACTTTTCTGAAAAGATAGAAATATACAAGGAATCAAGCTTTGTACTTACGCAAGAATTTGCAATCGATTGCCATGAAAAATGGGAAAAGGAAGAAATTGAAAATAGGACAGCTACTCTAGCTGAATATTGCTACGATTCTATGTGGAGTACAAATGAATAA
- a CDS encoding Radical SAM domain protein translates to MNKTITYSPAYTLVPTYQCFNRCSYCNFRTNIAQGEWLTVEKAREQLHQPKLKNVSEILLLSGEVHPLSENRQFWFERIYQLCVLALDLNFLPHTNAGILSWQEMEQLKQVNVSMGLMLEQLTPKLLNTVHKYAPSKVPQLRLQQLEWAGKLKIPFTTGLLLGIGETESDWWDSLAAIANIQQQWGHIQEVILQPHSLGNQQVISTTSFSLERLPEVIARSREILPDSITIQIPPNLVVEPNLLLECLDAGARDLGGISPKDEVNPDYPHLTAEYLQSVLETAGWELVPRLPIYPQYYSWLSLPLQKLVKAKEKALRCNKLINR, encoded by the coding sequence ATGAACAAAACTATAACTTATAGTCCTGCCTATACTTTGGTGCCTACTTACCAATGTTTTAACCGTTGTAGTTATTGCAATTTTCGGACTAATATCGCTCAAGGTGAGTGGTTAACTGTTGAAAAAGCACGAGAGCAATTACATCAACCTAAATTAAAAAATGTATCAGAAATTTTGCTCCTTAGTGGAGAAGTTCATCCTCTTTCTGAAAATCGTCAATTTTGGTTTGAAAGAATTTATCAACTATGTGTCTTGGCATTAGACTTAAATTTTTTGCCTCACACTAATGCAGGAATTCTTAGTTGGCAAGAAATGGAACAACTTAAACAAGTTAATGTGTCAATGGGTTTAATGCTAGAGCAGTTGACACCAAAATTATTAAATACTGTTCATAAATATGCGCCTAGTAAAGTTCCGCAGTTAAGATTACAACAGTTGGAGTGGGCAGGAAAACTTAAAATTCCTTTTACTACTGGATTGTTATTGGGAATTGGTGAAACAGAATCAGATTGGTGGGATAGTTTAGCTGCGATCGCAAATATTCAACAACAATGGGGTCATATTCAAGAAGTAATTCTTCAACCTCATAGTTTGGGAAATCAACAAGTAATAAGTACAACTTCTTTTTCTCTGGAGCGATTACCAGAAGTTATTGCTAGAAGCAGAGAAATTTTACCCGATAGCATTACGATTCAAATCCCACCTAATTTAGTTGTAGAACCTAATCTTCTCTTAGAATGTTTGGATGCTGGTGCTAGAGATTTGGGAGGAATTAGCCCTAAAGACGAAGTTAATCCTGATTATCCTCATTTAACTGCCGAATATTTACAATCGGTTTTAGAAACTGCTGGTTGGGAATTAGTTCCTCGCTTACCTATTTATCCACAATATTATTCTTGGTTGTCATTACCGCTACAAAAATTGGTTAAAGCTAAAGAAAAAGCTTTAAGATGCAATAAATTAATCAATCGATAG
- the psbA3_3 gene encoding photosystem II D1 protein — MTTTLQQRESLGAWERFCQWITSTNNRIYIGWFGVLMIPTLLTATTCFIIAFIAAPPVDIDGIREPVAGSLLYGNNIISGAVVPSSNAIGLHFYPIWEAASLDEWLYNGGPYQLVVFHFLIGVFTYLGRQWELSYRLGMRPWICVAYSAPVSAATAVFLIYPLGQGSFSDGMPLGISGTFNFMFVFQAEHNILMHPFHMLGVAGVFGGSLFSAMHGSLVTSSLVRETTETESQNYGYKFGQEEETYNIVAAHGYFGRLIFQYASFNNSRSLHFFLGAWPVIGIWFTAMGISTMAFNLNGFNFNQSIMDSQGHVVNTWADILNRANLGFEVMHERNAHNFPLDLASGDIAPVALTAPAING; from the coding sequence ATGACTACCACATTACAGCAACGCGAAAGCCTAGGTGCTTGGGAGCGTTTTTGTCAGTGGATCACCAGCACCAACAACCGTATCTACATCGGTTGGTTCGGTGTACTGATGATCCCCACGCTCTTAACCGCAACTACTTGCTTCATCATTGCCTTCATCGCTGCGCCTCCAGTAGACATTGATGGCATCCGTGAGCCTGTAGCAGGTTCTCTGTTATACGGAAACAACATCATCTCTGGTGCAGTTGTACCTTCTTCTAACGCAATTGGTCTTCACTTCTACCCCATCTGGGAAGCAGCTTCCTTAGATGAGTGGTTATACAATGGTGGCCCTTACCAGTTAGTAGTATTCCACTTCTTAATTGGTGTATTCACCTACTTAGGTCGTCAGTGGGAACTATCCTACCGCTTAGGAATGCGTCCTTGGATCTGTGTAGCATACAGTGCGCCAGTATCTGCTGCTACCGCAGTCTTCTTAATCTATCCTTTAGGACAAGGTTCTTTCTCTGATGGAATGCCTTTAGGAATCAGTGGTACCTTCAACTTCATGTTCGTGTTCCAAGCAGAACACAACATCTTAATGCACCCCTTCCACATGTTAGGTGTAGCAGGTGTATTCGGTGGTTCTTTATTCTCCGCCATGCACGGTTCTCTAGTAACCTCCTCTTTGGTTCGTGAAACCACTGAAACCGAATCTCAAAACTACGGTTACAAATTCGGTCAAGAAGAAGAAACTTACAACATCGTAGCTGCTCACGGTTACTTTGGAAGATTGATTTTCCAATATGCTTCTTTCAACAACAGCCGTTCCTTGCACTTCTTCTTAGGTGCATGGCCGGTGATCGGAATCTGGTTTACTGCAATGGGTATTTCGACCATGGCATTCAACCTCAATGGATTCAACTTCAACCAATCGATCATGGATTCTCAAGGACACGTAGTCAACACTTGGGCAGACATTCTCAACCGTGCCAACCTCGGTTTTGAAGTAATGCACGAACGTAATGCTCACAACTTCCCCTTAGACCTAGCTAGTGGCGATATTGCTCCTGTAGCGTTAACTGCTCCTGCTATCAATGGCTAA
- a CDS encoding 2-phosphosulfolactate phosphatase produces the protein MKLFVYHTPELTPTDCLPDCAVVVDVLRATTTIATALNSGAEAVQAFKDLDELMSKSAAWLPEKRLRAGERGGQKVEGCDLGNSPLDCTPEVVGGKRLFISTTNGTRALQRVEQAPTVITAAIVNRQAAVNYLLKNQPETVWIVGSGWEGSYSLEDTACAGAIALSLMNQSLELIGNDEVVAAIALYTQWQDNLLKMFHQCSHGQRLLRLDGDEDLKYCATIDLLDVLPIQKEPGVFIRK, from the coding sequence GTGAAACTGTTTGTTTATCATACTCCCGAACTAACTCCTACAGATTGTTTACCTGATTGTGCAGTTGTGGTTGACGTTCTTCGTGCTACAACTACTATTGCTACCGCCTTAAATTCAGGCGCAGAAGCAGTACAAGCTTTTAAAGATTTAGACGAATTGATGAGTAAATCGGCAGCATGGTTACCAGAAAAACGTCTGCGTGCTGGCGAAAGAGGTGGTCAAAAGGTAGAAGGTTGCGATTTGGGCAATTCTCCCCTCGATTGTACTCCCGAAGTAGTAGGCGGAAAAAGATTATTTATCAGCACTACTAACGGTACTCGCGCTCTTCAAAGAGTTGAACAAGCTCCTACTGTTATTACTGCTGCCATTGTCAACCGTCAAGCTGCTGTTAATTATTTGTTAAAAAATCAGCCTGAAACTGTTTGGATTGTTGGTTCGGGATGGGAAGGTAGTTATTCTTTAGAAGATACTGCTTGTGCAGGAGCGATCGCATTATCTTTAATGAACCAATCTTTAGAGCTAATTGGAAATGATGAAGTGGTTGCTGCGATCGCTCTTTATACTCAATGGCAAGATAATTTGTTAAAAATGTTTCATCAATGTAGTCACGGACAACGTTTATTAAGATTAGATGGTGACGAAGATTTGAAATATTGTGCCACAATCGATCTTTTGGATGTACTTCCTATTCAAAAAGAGCCTGGCGTTTTTATTAGAAAATAG
- a CDS encoding Ribonuclease BN-like family protein: MFFFNFWSYLNWATLKNTILYALKNRLTGLASEMAFHGMLGLFPAILAIVNAIGLFEISLRSNLVNSAIRFTGIFPPKVWELLLDFIAQVKLSEEKNWFSFIFLIAIWFFSGVLSAAMNALDRIYQVPESLQRSFGEHKFVAILLTIGTFFLLTIASFLLIIGDFLLRLALQQNWVSLLLITWKIFTIIFILTIIATAVYLINQVRQISFKVNKKNNKYILISLISVSGIVLIQLIYYLFLLVSSLIINSNLEKTFITLLISIWRLLSFPLALGIIAVAFAFIYRFGTSYWNKVTPIMPGAILASISWVVVSGLFRLYVAHVGVYNQLYGAIGTIIVLMLWLHLSSLVMLLGAQLNIIVGEIKQKKFKNN, encoded by the coding sequence ATGTTTTTTTTTAATTTCTGGAGTTATCTAAATTGGGCAACGCTCAAAAACACTATACTTTATGCGCTCAAAAATCGCTTAACTGGTTTAGCCTCGGAAATGGCTTTTCACGGGATGCTTGGTTTGTTTCCTGCTATTTTAGCTATTGTCAATGCTATTGGATTATTTGAAATTTCTCTTCGGTCTAATCTAGTAAATTCAGCTATACGTTTTACAGGAATATTTCCTCCAAAAGTTTGGGAATTATTATTAGATTTTATTGCTCAAGTCAAGTTATCAGAAGAAAAAAATTGGTTTTCTTTTATTTTTTTAATAGCTATTTGGTTTTTTTCTGGTGTTTTAAGTGCAGCCATGAATGCACTTGATCGCATTTATCAAGTTCCCGAATCATTACAACGTTCTTTTGGGGAACATAAATTTGTGGCTATTTTACTTACTATTGGTACTTTCTTTTTGTTAACTATTGCTTCATTTTTATTGATCATTGGTGATTTTTTATTGAGATTAGCTCTTCAGCAAAATTGGGTGAGTTTATTGTTAATTACTTGGAAAATATTTACTATTATTTTTATATTGACGATTATTGCTACTGCTGTATACTTAATTAATCAAGTTCGGCAAATTAGTTTTAAAGTTAATAAAAAAAACAATAAATATATTTTAATTAGTTTAATATCTGTTAGTGGCATAGTTTTAATTCAATTAATTTATTACTTGTTTTTATTAGTAAGTAGTTTAATCATTAATTCTAATCTTGAAAAAACTTTTATTACTCTTTTAATAAGTATTTGGAGGTTATTAAGTTTTCCTCTTGCTTTAGGAATTATTGCCGTAGCCTTTGCTTTTATTTATCGTTTTGGCACAAGTTATTGGAACAAAGTTACTCCCATTATGCCAGGTGCAATTTTAGCGTCGATTTCTTGGGTAGTAGTTTCTGGATTATTCCGTTTATATGTTGCTCATGTTGGAGTATATAACCAACTTTATGGAGCAATTGGAACAATTATCGTTTTGATGTTATGGCTACATTTGAGTTCATTAGTAATGTTATTGGGAGCGCAGTTAAATATTATTGTTGGGGAAATAAAGCAGAAAAAATTTAAAAATAACTAA